The following coding sequences are from one bacterium window:
- a CDS encoding type II toxin-antitoxin system RelE/ParE family toxin, translated as MLIRFLEIAQIELDQAIEYYNHESPGLGKDFLTEVLNTLNRIGEFPYVWHRLSERTRRCQTKRFPYGIIYYVRNKEILIVAVANLHRRPGFWNDRIKQQNNRFNPDR; from the coding sequence ATGCTGATAAGATTTCTGGAAATTGCACAAATAGAACTTGATCAAGCTATAGAATACTACAATCATGAATCTCCTGGTTTGGGCAAGGATTTCTTAACTGAGGTTTTAAACACATTAAACAGAATCGGTGAATTCCCCTATGTGTGGCACAGGTTATCAGAGCGTACAAGGAGGTGTCAGACAAAAAGATTTCCCTATGGAATTATTTATTATGTCCGGAATAAGGAAATATTAATTGTAGCTGTCGCTAATCTGCACCGGCGTCCCGGTTTTTGGAATGATAGAATTAAGCAGCAGAATAACCGCTTTAACCCTGACCGTTAA